The window TAAAGTAAAATATTTGAGAGCTTTAGAAGGTGAACTTTCTCGTTCATTAGAGTCATTATCAGGTGTTTTAAAAGCAAATGTAAAAATTGCTATTCCCAAAGAAACAATTTTTACAGAAAAGAGAGCTGACACAACTGCTTCAGCTGTTATCTCATTGAAACAGGGAATACATTTAACTAAAAAACAAATAGATGGTATTAAAAATTTTATCGCATCAGCAGTGCCTGATTTAAAACAAGAGAATATTCAATTAATAGACCAAGATGGAAATTTATTAGAGCAGAATGTAGATGAAGAAAACACTTTAAGATCTGCTGCTCAAAATAAATATAAAGACAAAATAGAAAAAGATTATGAAGAAAAAATCATATCTTTATTAGAACCAGTTGTTGGAGTTGGTAGAGTAGTTGCAAAAGTAAATGTTGCTTTGGACTTTGTAAAAAAAGATATTGAAGAAGAAATTTATAGTCCAGAAGGAAGTATTCGTTCGCAACAAGTAATTGAAAATACAAATAATACTCAAGGAATGCTTCCGAATAATGGTGGAATTGCAGGAGTTGATAACAATATACAAATTCCAACAACTGTTGGAGATGGTTCAAAAATATCATCAAATAGCGAAGGTACAAATACAGTTACAAACTATGAAATATCACGAAAAATAATTTCTCAAAAAGATAGTAATTACACAAATATAAAAAGAATTACGGCTTCTGTTACTTTTGATTCTGCTGTTTTAAAAGATCATCCAGATAAAGGTGAATTTATAGCTTCATTAGAATCTCTTTCAGGAGATGCTATAGGTTATGATAGGGGAAGAGGCGATACAATAACAGTTAAAGATTTTAAATTTGTAGGTGCAAAAACTTTAAATGAAAATGGACAATTAGTAGACGAATTTGGAAATGTAATAAATTCTGCTGAAAGTAGTGGGGTAGCAGGAACTTTAGCTACAGTAAAATCAATTTTACAAGATTATAAAGATTATATACAATATTTAATAGTTGCAATTTTATTATTTATTTTCTATAAAAAATTTATTGCTTCAAGTGATATTGTT of the Arcobacter lacus genome contains:
- the fliF gene encoding flagellar basal-body MS-ring/collar protein FliF; the encoded protein is MDQLLKFINNLNKSQRIILVSGFALLFIIVVGFLIYSSIKAEDKKLNYTIASNLTQADVMRASEELEASGIQFIVTGTGNNLILKTSQEFINIAKIKLVTSEAATNKHVGWEIFEKSSLGTTNFENKVKYLRALEGELSRSLESLSGVLKANVKIAIPKETIFTEKRADTTASAVISLKQGIHLTKKQIDGIKNFIASAVPDLKQENIQLIDQDGNLLEQNVDEENTLRSAAQNKYKDKIEKDYEEKIISLLEPVVGVGRVVAKVNVALDFVKKDIEEEIYSPEGSIRSQQVIENTNNTQGMLPNNGGIAGVDNNIQIPTTVGDGSKISSNSEGTNTVTNYEISRKIISQKDSNYTNIKRITASVTFDSAVLKDHPDKGEFIASLESLSGDAIGYDRGRGDTITVKDFKFVGAKTLNENGQLVDEFGNVINSAESSGVAGTLATVKSILQDYKDYIQYLIVAILLFIFYKKFIASSDIVILGDGNKKKVDVDDENIVNEMLTNYENEFDTATAQGRLKSKVKSQILNNIEGLDEESAAKYEVFIEELDREINNSPAEMARMIELLLSEGNANFK